A section of the Deltaproteobacteria bacterium genome encodes:
- a CDS encoding threonylcarbamoyl-AMP synthase translates to MTAALLTPSPENIARAAEALRRGELVGMPTETVYGLAGNALDAAAVSRIFAAKERPTFDPLIVHVAPDAPGLAPLEQLGLVDGARLSEVVREQAEALIHAFWPGPLTLVLPRGPKVPDLVTSGLPRVAVRMPRHPVAQALIRAAGVPLAAPSANRFGRISPTSAADVVSELGDRIGLVLDGGTCQLGVESTVLLLDDEAPVLLRPGGAPREDVEKLLGRPVARASQSGDVAQLSPGLLASHYAPRKPLHLLAGPLGTGLESPTFSGELPASIGVLAQSGDAAELQARLERTSARRVRVEVLSARGELDESARRLFAALRALDASDAEVLFAEPCPSEAGLGYAIADRLRRASIR, encoded by the coding sequence GTGACCGCAGCGCTGCTCACGCCTTCGCCCGAGAACATCGCGCGTGCTGCCGAGGCGCTGCGCCGGGGCGAGCTGGTGGGCATGCCGACGGAGACCGTCTACGGGCTCGCGGGGAACGCGCTCGACGCGGCGGCCGTCTCGCGAATCTTCGCGGCCAAGGAGCGGCCGACGTTCGATCCGCTCATCGTGCACGTCGCGCCGGATGCTCCGGGCCTGGCGCCGCTCGAGCAGCTCGGGCTCGTGGACGGCGCGCGGCTCTCGGAGGTCGTTCGCGAGCAGGCGGAGGCGCTCATCCACGCGTTCTGGCCCGGGCCGCTCACCCTGGTGCTGCCGCGCGGGCCGAAGGTTCCCGATCTGGTGACGAGCGGGCTGCCGCGCGTGGCCGTGCGCATGCCGCGGCATCCCGTCGCTCAGGCACTCATCCGCGCCGCGGGCGTGCCGCTCGCGGCGCCGAGCGCGAACCGCTTTGGCCGCATCAGCCCGACGTCCGCCGCCGACGTGGTGAGCGAGCTCGGCGATCGCATCGGCCTCGTGCTCGATGGCGGGACGTGCCAGCTCGGCGTCGAGTCGACCGTGTTGCTGCTCGACGACGAAGCGCCGGTGTTGCTCCGTCCGGGCGGGGCGCCGCGCGAGGACGTCGAGAAGCTGCTGGGTCGGCCGGTCGCGCGCGCGTCGCAGAGCGGCGACGTGGCCCAGCTCTCGCCGGGCCTGCTCGCGAGCCACTACGCGCCGCGAAAGCCGCTGCACCTGCTCGCCGGGCCGCTGGGGACGGGTCTCGAGAGCCCGACTTTTTCGGGCGAGCTGCCCGCGTCGATTGGCGTGCTCGCGCAATCGGGCGACGCGGCCGAGCTTCAGGCGCGGCTCGAGCGGACGAGCGCGCGGCGTGTGCGCGTCGAGGTGCTGAGCGCGCGCGGAGAGCTCGACGAGTCCGCGCGCCGGCTCTTCGCTGCGCTCCGGGCGCTCGACGCATCCGATGCGGAAGTTCTCTTCGCCGAGCCGTGCCCGTCCGAAGCAGGGCTGGGCTACGCCATTGCCGACCGGCTGCGGCGCGCGTCGATTCGTTAA
- a CDS encoding arginyltransferase produces the protein MKTLLVHDAPEPCPYLPGQIARMPLHLPVQPLDAETFDQLLEVGTRRSGPLLYRTQCASCQACEPIRVDVNRFTPNRTQKRAWKRNEGEIVAKLGPPELTARHLELYNRHKLERGLSRTGEESSGRDYRTHLLQTCVDTREVQYHLDGKLVAVSILDFGREAVSGVYHFFDPDLEARSLGVYSKLKEIEFTRLEGRRWFYLGLFVADCGSLSYKAAYRPHQRRVNGVWMDFE, from the coding sequence GTGAAGACCCTGCTGGTCCATGACGCGCCCGAGCCGTGCCCCTACTTGCCGGGCCAGATCGCGCGCATGCCGCTGCACCTGCCCGTGCAGCCGCTCGACGCCGAGACCTTCGACCAGCTCCTCGAAGTGGGCACGCGCCGCAGCGGGCCGCTGCTCTATCGGACGCAGTGCGCGAGCTGCCAGGCCTGCGAGCCCATCCGCGTCGATGTGAATCGCTTCACGCCCAACCGCACCCAGAAGCGCGCCTGGAAGCGCAACGAAGGCGAGATCGTCGCCAAGCTCGGGCCGCCGGAGCTCACCGCGCGGCACTTGGAGCTCTACAACCGGCACAAGCTGGAGCGCGGCCTCTCGCGCACGGGCGAGGAGAGCAGCGGCCGTGACTACCGCACGCACCTGCTCCAGACCTGCGTGGACACCCGCGAGGTGCAGTACCATCTCGACGGCAAGCTGGTGGCGGTGAGCATCCTCGACTTCGGGCGGGAGGCCGTCTCAGGCGTGTACCACTTCTTCGATCCGGATCTCGAGGCGCGCTCGCTGGGCGTCTACTCGAAGCTGAAGGAGATCGAGTTCACCCGGCTCGAGGGGCGCCGCTGGTTCTACCTGGGGCTCTTCGTGGCCGACTGCGGCTCGTTGTCGTACAAGGCGGCATACCGGCCGCACCAACGGCGGGTGAACGGCGTCTGGATGGACTTCGAATGA